From the Gymnogyps californianus isolate 813 chromosome 2, ASM1813914v2, whole genome shotgun sequence genome, one window contains:
- the SEH1L gene encoding nucleoporin SEH1 isoform X1 has protein sequence MFVARSIAADHRDLIHDVSFDFHGRRMATCSSDQSVKVWDKSENGDWHCTASWKCFGVILQTHSGSVWRVTWAHPEFGQVLASCSFDRTAAVWEEIVGESNDKLRGQSHWVKRTTLVDSRTSVTDVKFAPKHMGLMLATCSADGVVRIYEAPDVMNLSQWSLQHEISCKLSCSCISWNPSSSRAHSPMIAVGSDDNSPNILAKVQIYEYNENTRKYAKAEALMTVTDPVHDIAFAPNLGRSFHILAVATKDVRIFTLKPLSRKELTSSGGLTKFEIHIVAQFDNHNSQVWRVSWNITGTVLASSGDDGCVRLWKANYMDNWKCTGILKGNGSPVNGSSQQGIFNASLGSANTSLQNSLNGSSASRYFFPPLDSPRAGSRWSSHAQLLPPPPLIEHSCDADTTSLQYPHPRRRCVSRPLNLLPENEGV, from the exons ATGTTCGTGGCGCGCAGCATCGCGGCGGACCACCGCGACCTCATCCACGATGTCTCCTTCGACTTCCACGGGCGGCGCATGGCGACCTGCTCCAGCGACCAGAGCGTCAAA GTCTGGGACAAAAGTGAAAATGGGGATTGGCATTGCACTGCCAGCTGGAAg TGTTTTGGTGTTATCTTGCAGACACATAGTGGATCTGTGTGGCGTGTGACATGGGCTCATCCTGAATTTGGGCAGGTCCTGGCTTCCTGCTCTTTTGATAGAACAGCAGCTGTATGGGAAGAAATAGTGGGAGAGTCAAATGATAAACTCCGAGGCCAGAGTCACTGG GTAAAGAGGACCACTCTAGTAGACAGTAGGACATCTGTTACAGATGTGAAGTTTGCTCCCAAGCATATGGGTCTTATGTTAGCAACCTGTTCAGCAGATGGAGTTGTAAGGATTTATGAAGCACCAGATGTGATGAATCTCAGTCAGTGGTCTCTGCAGCATGAAATCTCATGTAAGCTAAGCTGCAGTTGTATCTCATGGAATCCTTCAAG CTCTCGAGCGCATTCTCCAATGATAGCTGTAGGAAGCGATGACAACAGTCCAAATATATTGGCTAAGGTTCAAATTTatgaatataatgaaaataccAG GAAATATGCAAAAGCAGAAGCTCTGATGACAGTCACAGATCCTGTACATGATATTGCATTTGCTCCAAATCTGGGAAGATCCTTCCACATCTTAGCTGTAGCAACCAAAGATGTACGAATTTTTACACTAAAACCTCTAAG CAGGAAAGAATTGACTTCATCTGGAGGATTAACAAAATTTGAAATCCATATTGTGGCACAGTTTGATAATCACAACTCCCAGGTGTGGCGAGTGAGCTGGAACATTACAGGCACTGTGCTTGCCTCTTCTGGTGATGATGGCTGCGTTAGGCTCTGGAAGG CTAATTACATGGACAACTGGAAGTGTACTGGTATACTGAAAGGTAACGGGAGTCCAGTGAATGGTAGTTCTCAGCAGGGAATTTTTAATGCCTCTCTAGGTTCAGCCAATACAAGTCTACAGAATTCACTAAATGGATCATCTGCCAGCAG gtatttctttccccctctgGATTCCCCACGGGCTGGATCGAGATGGTCCAGTCAtgcccagctccttcctcctcctcctctgataGAGCACTCTTGTGATGCTGACACTACCAGCCTCCAGTATCCTCACCCTCGCAGACGATGTGTATCTCGGCCACTTAATCTATTACCTGAGAATGAAGGGGTTTAA
- the SEH1L gene encoding nucleoporin SEH1 isoform X4, whose protein sequence is MFVARSIAADHRDLIHDVSFDFHGRRMATCSSDQSVKVWDKSENGDWHCTASWKTHSGSVWRVTWAHPEFGQVLASCSFDRTAAVWEEIVGESNDKLRGQSHWVKRTTLVDSRTSVTDVKFAPKHMGLMLATCSADGVVRIYEAPDVMNLSQWSLQHEISCKLSCSCISWNPSSSRAHSPMIAVGSDDNSPNILAKVQIYEYNENTRKYAKAEALMTVTDPVHDIAFAPNLGRSFHILAVATKDVRIFTLKPLRKELTSSGGLTKFEIHIVAQFDNHNSQVWRVSWNITGTVLASSGDDGCVRLWKANYMDNWKCTGILKGNGSPVNGSSQQGIFNASLGSANTSLQNSLNGSSASRYFFPPLDSPRAGSRWSSHAQLLPPPPLIEHSCDADTTSLQYPHPRRRCVSRPLNLLPENEGV, encoded by the exons ATGTTCGTGGCGCGCAGCATCGCGGCGGACCACCGCGACCTCATCCACGATGTCTCCTTCGACTTCCACGGGCGGCGCATGGCGACCTGCTCCAGCGACCAGAGCGTCAAA GTCTGGGACAAAAGTGAAAATGGGGATTGGCATTGCACTGCCAGCTGGAAg ACACATAGTGGATCTGTGTGGCGTGTGACATGGGCTCATCCTGAATTTGGGCAGGTCCTGGCTTCCTGCTCTTTTGATAGAACAGCAGCTGTATGGGAAGAAATAGTGGGAGAGTCAAATGATAAACTCCGAGGCCAGAGTCACTGG GTAAAGAGGACCACTCTAGTAGACAGTAGGACATCTGTTACAGATGTGAAGTTTGCTCCCAAGCATATGGGTCTTATGTTAGCAACCTGTTCAGCAGATGGAGTTGTAAGGATTTATGAAGCACCAGATGTGATGAATCTCAGTCAGTGGTCTCTGCAGCATGAAATCTCATGTAAGCTAAGCTGCAGTTGTATCTCATGGAATCCTTCAAG CTCTCGAGCGCATTCTCCAATGATAGCTGTAGGAAGCGATGACAACAGTCCAAATATATTGGCTAAGGTTCAAATTTatgaatataatgaaaataccAG GAAATATGCAAAAGCAGAAGCTCTGATGACAGTCACAGATCCTGTACATGATATTGCATTTGCTCCAAATCTGGGAAGATCCTTCCACATCTTAGCTGTAGCAACCAAAGATGTACGAATTTTTACACTAAAACCTCTAAG GAAAGAATTGACTTCATCTGGAGGATTAACAAAATTTGAAATCCATATTGTGGCACAGTTTGATAATCACAACTCCCAGGTGTGGCGAGTGAGCTGGAACATTACAGGCACTGTGCTTGCCTCTTCTGGTGATGATGGCTGCGTTAGGCTCTGGAAGG CTAATTACATGGACAACTGGAAGTGTACTGGTATACTGAAAGGTAACGGGAGTCCAGTGAATGGTAGTTCTCAGCAGGGAATTTTTAATGCCTCTCTAGGTTCAGCCAATACAAGTCTACAGAATTCACTAAATGGATCATCTGCCAGCAG gtatttctttccccctctgGATTCCCCACGGGCTGGATCGAGATGGTCCAGTCAtgcccagctccttcctcctcctcctctgataGAGCACTCTTGTGATGCTGACACTACCAGCCTCCAGTATCCTCACCCTCGCAGACGATGTGTATCTCGGCCACTTAATCTATTACCTGAGAATGAAGGGGTTTAA
- the SEH1L gene encoding nucleoporin SEH1 isoform X2 gives MFVARSIAADHRDLIHDVSFDFHGRRMATCSSDQSVKVWDKSENGDWHCTASWKCFGVILQTHSGSVWRVTWAHPEFGQVLASCSFDRTAAVWEEIVGESNDKLRGQSHWVKRTTLVDSRTSVTDVKFAPKHMGLMLATCSADGVVRIYEAPDVMNLSQWSLQHEISCKLSCSCISWNPSSSRAHSPMIAVGSDDNSPNILAKVQIYEYNENTRKYAKAEALMTVTDPVHDIAFAPNLGRSFHILAVATKDVRIFTLKPLRKELTSSGGLTKFEIHIVAQFDNHNSQVWRVSWNITGTVLASSGDDGCVRLWKANYMDNWKCTGILKGNGSPVNGSSQQGIFNASLGSANTSLQNSLNGSSASRYFFPPLDSPRAGSRWSSHAQLLPPPPLIEHSCDADTTSLQYPHPRRRCVSRPLNLLPENEGV, from the exons ATGTTCGTGGCGCGCAGCATCGCGGCGGACCACCGCGACCTCATCCACGATGTCTCCTTCGACTTCCACGGGCGGCGCATGGCGACCTGCTCCAGCGACCAGAGCGTCAAA GTCTGGGACAAAAGTGAAAATGGGGATTGGCATTGCACTGCCAGCTGGAAg TGTTTTGGTGTTATCTTGCAGACACATAGTGGATCTGTGTGGCGTGTGACATGGGCTCATCCTGAATTTGGGCAGGTCCTGGCTTCCTGCTCTTTTGATAGAACAGCAGCTGTATGGGAAGAAATAGTGGGAGAGTCAAATGATAAACTCCGAGGCCAGAGTCACTGG GTAAAGAGGACCACTCTAGTAGACAGTAGGACATCTGTTACAGATGTGAAGTTTGCTCCCAAGCATATGGGTCTTATGTTAGCAACCTGTTCAGCAGATGGAGTTGTAAGGATTTATGAAGCACCAGATGTGATGAATCTCAGTCAGTGGTCTCTGCAGCATGAAATCTCATGTAAGCTAAGCTGCAGTTGTATCTCATGGAATCCTTCAAG CTCTCGAGCGCATTCTCCAATGATAGCTGTAGGAAGCGATGACAACAGTCCAAATATATTGGCTAAGGTTCAAATTTatgaatataatgaaaataccAG GAAATATGCAAAAGCAGAAGCTCTGATGACAGTCACAGATCCTGTACATGATATTGCATTTGCTCCAAATCTGGGAAGATCCTTCCACATCTTAGCTGTAGCAACCAAAGATGTACGAATTTTTACACTAAAACCTCTAAG GAAAGAATTGACTTCATCTGGAGGATTAACAAAATTTGAAATCCATATTGTGGCACAGTTTGATAATCACAACTCCCAGGTGTGGCGAGTGAGCTGGAACATTACAGGCACTGTGCTTGCCTCTTCTGGTGATGATGGCTGCGTTAGGCTCTGGAAGG CTAATTACATGGACAACTGGAAGTGTACTGGTATACTGAAAGGTAACGGGAGTCCAGTGAATGGTAGTTCTCAGCAGGGAATTTTTAATGCCTCTCTAGGTTCAGCCAATACAAGTCTACAGAATTCACTAAATGGATCATCTGCCAGCAG gtatttctttccccctctgGATTCCCCACGGGCTGGATCGAGATGGTCCAGTCAtgcccagctccttcctcctcctcctctgataGAGCACTCTTGTGATGCTGACACTACCAGCCTCCAGTATCCTCACCCTCGCAGACGATGTGTATCTCGGCCACTTAATCTATTACCTGAGAATGAAGGGGTTTAA
- the SEH1L gene encoding nucleoporin SEH1 isoform X3, giving the protein MFVARSIAADHRDLIHDVSFDFHGRRMATCSSDQSVKVWDKSENGDWHCTASWKTHSGSVWRVTWAHPEFGQVLASCSFDRTAAVWEEIVGESNDKLRGQSHWVKRTTLVDSRTSVTDVKFAPKHMGLMLATCSADGVVRIYEAPDVMNLSQWSLQHEISCKLSCSCISWNPSSSRAHSPMIAVGSDDNSPNILAKVQIYEYNENTRKYAKAEALMTVTDPVHDIAFAPNLGRSFHILAVATKDVRIFTLKPLSRKELTSSGGLTKFEIHIVAQFDNHNSQVWRVSWNITGTVLASSGDDGCVRLWKANYMDNWKCTGILKGNGSPVNGSSQQGIFNASLGSANTSLQNSLNGSSASRYFFPPLDSPRAGSRWSSHAQLLPPPPLIEHSCDADTTSLQYPHPRRRCVSRPLNLLPENEGV; this is encoded by the exons ATGTTCGTGGCGCGCAGCATCGCGGCGGACCACCGCGACCTCATCCACGATGTCTCCTTCGACTTCCACGGGCGGCGCATGGCGACCTGCTCCAGCGACCAGAGCGTCAAA GTCTGGGACAAAAGTGAAAATGGGGATTGGCATTGCACTGCCAGCTGGAAg ACACATAGTGGATCTGTGTGGCGTGTGACATGGGCTCATCCTGAATTTGGGCAGGTCCTGGCTTCCTGCTCTTTTGATAGAACAGCAGCTGTATGGGAAGAAATAGTGGGAGAGTCAAATGATAAACTCCGAGGCCAGAGTCACTGG GTAAAGAGGACCACTCTAGTAGACAGTAGGACATCTGTTACAGATGTGAAGTTTGCTCCCAAGCATATGGGTCTTATGTTAGCAACCTGTTCAGCAGATGGAGTTGTAAGGATTTATGAAGCACCAGATGTGATGAATCTCAGTCAGTGGTCTCTGCAGCATGAAATCTCATGTAAGCTAAGCTGCAGTTGTATCTCATGGAATCCTTCAAG CTCTCGAGCGCATTCTCCAATGATAGCTGTAGGAAGCGATGACAACAGTCCAAATATATTGGCTAAGGTTCAAATTTatgaatataatgaaaataccAG GAAATATGCAAAAGCAGAAGCTCTGATGACAGTCACAGATCCTGTACATGATATTGCATTTGCTCCAAATCTGGGAAGATCCTTCCACATCTTAGCTGTAGCAACCAAAGATGTACGAATTTTTACACTAAAACCTCTAAG CAGGAAAGAATTGACTTCATCTGGAGGATTAACAAAATTTGAAATCCATATTGTGGCACAGTTTGATAATCACAACTCCCAGGTGTGGCGAGTGAGCTGGAACATTACAGGCACTGTGCTTGCCTCTTCTGGTGATGATGGCTGCGTTAGGCTCTGGAAGG CTAATTACATGGACAACTGGAAGTGTACTGGTATACTGAAAGGTAACGGGAGTCCAGTGAATGGTAGTTCTCAGCAGGGAATTTTTAATGCCTCTCTAGGTTCAGCCAATACAAGTCTACAGAATTCACTAAATGGATCATCTGCCAGCAG gtatttctttccccctctgGATTCCCCACGGGCTGGATCGAGATGGTCCAGTCAtgcccagctccttcctcctcctcctctgataGAGCACTCTTGTGATGCTGACACTACCAGCCTCCAGTATCCTCACCCTCGCAGACGATGTGTATCTCGGCCACTTAATCTATTACCTGAGAATGAAGGGGTTTAA
- the SEH1L gene encoding nucleoporin SEH1 isoform X5 — protein MFVARSIAADHRDLIHDVSFDFHGRRMATCSSDQSVKVWDKSENGDWHCTASWKCFGVILQTHSGSVWRVTWAHPEFGQVLASCSFDRTAAVWEEIVGESNDKLRGQSHWVKRTTLVDSRTSVTDVKFAPKHMGLMLATCSADGVVRIYEAPDVMNLSQWSLQHEISCKLSCSCISWNPSSSRAHSPMIAVGSDDNSPNILAKVQIYEYNENTRKYAKAEALMTVTDPVHDIAFAPNLGRSFHILAVATKDVRIFTLKPLSRKELTSSGGLTKFEIHIVAQFDNHNSQVWRVSWNITGTVLASSGDDGCVRLWKANYMDNWKCTGILKGNGSPVNGSSQQGIFNASLGSANTSLQNSLNGSSASRKQS, from the exons ATGTTCGTGGCGCGCAGCATCGCGGCGGACCACCGCGACCTCATCCACGATGTCTCCTTCGACTTCCACGGGCGGCGCATGGCGACCTGCTCCAGCGACCAGAGCGTCAAA GTCTGGGACAAAAGTGAAAATGGGGATTGGCATTGCACTGCCAGCTGGAAg TGTTTTGGTGTTATCTTGCAGACACATAGTGGATCTGTGTGGCGTGTGACATGGGCTCATCCTGAATTTGGGCAGGTCCTGGCTTCCTGCTCTTTTGATAGAACAGCAGCTGTATGGGAAGAAATAGTGGGAGAGTCAAATGATAAACTCCGAGGCCAGAGTCACTGG GTAAAGAGGACCACTCTAGTAGACAGTAGGACATCTGTTACAGATGTGAAGTTTGCTCCCAAGCATATGGGTCTTATGTTAGCAACCTGTTCAGCAGATGGAGTTGTAAGGATTTATGAAGCACCAGATGTGATGAATCTCAGTCAGTGGTCTCTGCAGCATGAAATCTCATGTAAGCTAAGCTGCAGTTGTATCTCATGGAATCCTTCAAG CTCTCGAGCGCATTCTCCAATGATAGCTGTAGGAAGCGATGACAACAGTCCAAATATATTGGCTAAGGTTCAAATTTatgaatataatgaaaataccAG GAAATATGCAAAAGCAGAAGCTCTGATGACAGTCACAGATCCTGTACATGATATTGCATTTGCTCCAAATCTGGGAAGATCCTTCCACATCTTAGCTGTAGCAACCAAAGATGTACGAATTTTTACACTAAAACCTCTAAG CAGGAAAGAATTGACTTCATCTGGAGGATTAACAAAATTTGAAATCCATATTGTGGCACAGTTTGATAATCACAACTCCCAGGTGTGGCGAGTGAGCTGGAACATTACAGGCACTGTGCTTGCCTCTTCTGGTGATGATGGCTGCGTTAGGCTCTGGAAGG CTAATTACATGGACAACTGGAAGTGTACTGGTATACTGAAAGGTAACGGGAGTCCAGTGAATGGTAGTTCTCAGCAGGGAATTTTTAATGCCTCTCTAGGTTCAGCCAATACAAGTCTACAGAATTCACTAAATGGATCATCTGCCAGCAG aaagcagagctga